The following proteins come from a genomic window of Lolium rigidum isolate FL_2022 chromosome 5, APGP_CSIRO_Lrig_0.1, whole genome shotgun sequence:
- the LOC124651578 gene encoding uncharacterized protein LOC124651578 isoform X2, with protein sequence MPSSGILPLQGAFLAALQQFAVLTRHIQAYPSCWEDLGIGAAEVLKVAFMDLEFLMCDFPVLRASLLVLWERPDCRVVSPVDRSGGQVRIQKEGPLCSCVEAGFHLM encoded by the exons ATGCCTTCCAGCGGTATCCTGCCTCTCCAGGGTGCCTTCCTCGCCGCTCTTCAGCAATTTGCCGTGCTGACTCGCCACATCCAGGCCTATCCGTCATGCTGGGAGGATTTGGGGATAGGGGCTGCGGAG GTTCTGAAAGTTGCCTTCATGGATTTAGAGTTTCTAATGTGTGACTTTCCAGTTCTCAG GGCATCCCTGCTGGTGCTATGGGAGAGGCCAGATTGCCGGGTTGTCAGTCCAGTAGATCGCTCCGGAGGACAGGTCAGAATTCAGAAAGAG GGGCCATTGTGTTCCTGCGTTGAGGCAGGTTTCCATCTGATGTGA
- the LOC124651578 gene encoding uncharacterized protein LOC124651578 isoform X1 encodes MPSSGILPLQGAFLAALQQFAVLTRHIQAYPSCWEDLGIGAAEVLKVAFMDLEFLMCDFPVLRASLLVLWERPDCRVVSPVDRSGGQVRIQKEVLPRYDEGQDRFLELCIIFVGFSILSSVCAVKRILIR; translated from the exons ATGCCTTCCAGCGGTATCCTGCCTCTCCAGGGTGCCTTCCTCGCCGCTCTTCAGCAATTTGCCGTGCTGACTCGCCACATCCAGGCCTATCCGTCATGCTGGGAGGATTTGGGGATAGGGGCTGCGGAG GTTCTGAAAGTTGCCTTCATGGATTTAGAGTTTCTAATGTGTGACTTTCCAGTTCTCAG GGCATCCCTGCTGGTGCTATGGGAGAGGCCAGATTGCCGGGTTGTCAGTCCAGTAGATCGCTCCGGAGGACAGGTCAGAATTCAGAAAGAGGTACTTCCACGTTACGATGAGGGCCAGGATCGCTTTCTAGAGCTATGCATCATATTTGTTGGATTTTCTATTCTTTCTTCAGTTTGTGCAGTCAAACGGATACTTATCCGGTAA